In Cyanobacteria bacterium FACHB-DQ100, one DNA window encodes the following:
- a CDS encoding single-stranded DNA-binding protein, with the protein MSSAGLNQWIVSGNLAADATIKTVTLKDGREARVANAALYVRKSRNWEESFTVSLSIWEKSSAWRALPYLKKGSLVICTGSVEPNPYISSVGNVPRAGLEMTVLDVHLDRVKEETEAA; encoded by the coding sequence ATGTCAAGCGCGGGACTCAATCAGTGGATTGTGAGCGGCAATCTCGCCGCCGATGCCACAATCAAGACGGTAACGCTAAAAGATGGTAGAGAGGCACGGGTTGCAAATGCAGCGCTTTATGTCCGCAAGTCTCGCAATTGGGAAGAGTCGTTTACTGTATCGCTCAGTATTTGGGAAAAATCTTCAGCTTGGCGAGCACTGCCCTATCTGAAGAAAGGATCGCTGGTAATTTGTACCGGATCAGTTGAACCCAATCCTTATATTTCTAGTGTGGGAAATGTGCCGAGAGCTGGGCTGGAAATGACCGTTTTGGATGTCCATCTCGATCGCGTCAAAGAAGAAACTGAAGCTGCATAA